From Aedes albopictus strain Foshan chromosome 1, AalbF5, whole genome shotgun sequence, one genomic window encodes:
- the LOC134285697 gene encoding neuropilin-1-like produces MSLRGFIAVLLVGINVIAAGTSLLLGLLATGARPVLGTTNDGLANQLLEQQHPQPQPPPPPSSPQSQQASIAPVELPQLGLLRSLPVVTEPTPNAAANIINLDRDGGVSFIPRKDFRLQQRAVPAEYAGASAMPHCESFTMGNPDQKMLYSPGAPGNYPNNSDCVVVLEAPVGSLVRLDFRDHFHIEPSEECKYDFLEIRDGAHGFSTLLGKYCGTTYPPMITSKERFLWLRFHSDENIEYSGFVVVYEYVPRPTSYYHF; encoded by the exons ATGAGTCTCCGAGGATTTATAGCAGTGCTTCTGGTCGGAATCAACGTTATTGCAG CCGGAACGTCATTACTGTTGGGATTGCTTGCGACAGGTGCTAGGCCGGTGTTAGGGACAACCAACGATGGTCTGGCCAATCAACTGCTGGAACAACAGCACCCTCAACcacaaccaccaccaccaccatcatcgccACAATCACAGCAGGCGTCGATAGCGCCAGTGGAACTGCCGCAGCTAGGGCTGCTGCGATCACTGCCGGTGGTCACCGAGCCCACTCCGAATGCCGCAGCCAACATCATCAACCTGGACCGGGATGGGGGCGTTAGTTTTATTCCGCGGAAGGACTTCCGCCTACAGCAACGGGCAGTGCCGGCCGAGTACGCCGGGGCTTCGGCCATGCCGCACTGCGAATCGTTCACCATGGGCAATCCGGACCAGAAGATGCTGTACAGTCCGGGTGCGCCCGGAAACTATCCGAACAACAGCGACTGTGTCGTAGTGCTGGAGGCCCCGGTCGGGTCGCTGGTGCGGCTGGACTTTCGCGATCATTTCCATATCGAACCGTCGGAGGAGTGTAAATATGACTTTTTAGAG ATCCGCGACGGTGCCCACGGTTTCTCGACGCTACTTGGCAAGTACTGCGGTACGACCTACCCGCCGATGATCACCTCGAAGGAGCGCTTCCTCTGGCTGCGGTTTCACTCGGACGAGAACATCGAGTACAGCGGTTTCGTCGTCGTCTACGAATACGTGCCAAGGCCGACGTCAT